AGTTTTTACTCCGAGTCGAGAAAGATGCCTTGGACCTAAATGCAGTCAACGGGATCTGGAGCATTTTTCGCAACAAAAACATTATACATAGGGTTATACATTATAAATAGgatgtaaaaatttaatattccttctccaataccgtaataaatatgtaatgtatgtatgtaactaactatattatgtagatattcattttatattaaattacatttgtactaaacttacttaaatcagttttaaattatgtttttaaatattaagtcaCGGTATAAATCCAGTTAGTCTCAAGgttaaaaatgatatttaattatattttattaacacaaaCCTATGTTAAAATTTGTACttagcaagttttttttttttgtaaaccgGATTTGTTTACAGATAGACGGAGCTAACGGTGAGAAAGACACATTCAAATCTGCTTTAGAACGATCTAAACAATGCGCAAAAGCCTTCAGAAGCCTGGGTCTAAAGTACCAGGATGTGATAGTCATAATGGCGCCCAATCATATAAACCTGGTTATTCCAATGTATGCTGCCCTGTTCAATGGTATTCAAGTAGCTTGTGTTGATATGACATTAGGCGTCAGTgagtatgaattattatttatattgtataatagCCATATACGTTAAAATAATCTCGAAAGATTTGCACCGATtgctttaaaatttttacacaaTAATAGTTAACTCGatcaaaagattatttttaacccccgacgcaaaaagagtggtgttataagtttgacgtgtctgtcagtctgtctgtgacaccatagCTCCCAAATGGATGAAGCGACttatagtttgttttgtatgaaaggcgTTTTtcacttatgtgcgagtgttcttagcaTGTTTTAAAGTTCTGGGGTAGGTTCTGATAGTGGGAAAGTATaatcagcgccggcccgaagtaaattttaaaatggagcgagatccaaatatggcgcctctcctgtttgttctttatattatgtagatacctataccaaattatgagtttaaagtaagaatggaacgcgaagatctcgaccatacgctgggggtgaccaattgaaaatcaggagCAATACCGTCTACGCTTGattaggattatcatttaggcgctctctaggatttggcgcctggagcgactgctccgttcgccgtatggacgggcccgGCCCTGAGTATaatcgaatgtctgcaaatacacTCAAGTAgggtgtaattaataatttcgtgaCCTTCTGGaggtttcaaaattttaaatttttatcgaAACAGTTGCCGTCATCGTCATCGGTTTCTTATATTCTTCCACACAGTTAAGGAAATTCTTAATTCACGCGGCAGATGGCGTCATctagtaatctctggatattgTAGTTGGTTAGTCTTGTTACaagtaaatattacaaaagcATTGAACGCTTTGTCGAGATAACTTTGGTTTGGTATTACTAATATCTGCTGAAGCATATGCATTAAaagtaatcaaataaaaaaccaTAAGAACAGCTGAAAAAAATCGAATTCAATTCAGCAAAATATGCAgctaataaaatttcataacgattgtaaaatttaaaacgtCCGCTGCGGCActtatttttctgtactttactctggagcggtacgaggttttttgacctcattcTAGATCTTTTTGTGGTCCAgcacgaggtccatcgacctcctaACTCTCGAATACGCGGTCAATTGACTACGTACTGCAGCGAATGCGTTAAAAcaactttattaatttacagCCGAACTTCAAGATTCATTTAAATGCAACACGCCCAAAGCAGTATTTTGTCAGAGTTCAAACGTTGAAACCGTACGGGAGGcgttaaaattactaaataaccCAGCACAAATTATAGTATTCGACAAAAACGAACAATATGAAAGCTTTCACCAGTTTCTGGAAAAGTATGGTCAAGATACGGCAGAAAATGATTTCAAGTAAGCAAAGtcaattaagagtgtgcaatatgtaatttggtataTTACAAATGGTTccggatctcagattctggaaaagttaggagcctgatatttgggaaatgatatttcaaagtgttagcttcgttatgactatacaaaatacacaatttgtaaaacttttttcgatagtttatttttttttgaaaaatctcacattttgctttcaatctcaggaaaagcaaactaattttcttaaatttttgttttgtataaaaaattaggtatttaatttacttgcaattaggtaaaaatggttttggtgctcacgtcataaaatttgcgtcgcgcgtcaatcgctccgtgcttttcactcacgtgaaagtcataattcggcgtctcgcttgcgcttcgagttttatccatatcgtaccgacgtgctgcgcgctcttaatgaCTGTTCTGAAGACCTTCGTAATACGTTTCCGTCGTGCTAAGTACGAATATACTTcatataggtactcgtacctAATAATCACGTTTTAAACTGCCgtgactaaaaaaaataatagttaagtagtgatacttcctactaataatagaaacgcaaaagtttgtatgtttggatgtttgttactctttaacgccgctactactgaagcgatttggctgaaatttggaatggaaatagattttactctggattaacacataggctactttttatcccgaaaaaataatagttaagtagtgatacttcctactaataatagaaacgcaaaagtttgtatgtttggatgtatgtttggatgtttgttactctttaacgccgctactactgaagcgatttggctgaaatttggaatggaaatagattttactctggtttaacacataggctactttttcccGAAATCCCGAAaacatccatggtttcccgagatttgcgaaaactgatgatatgaacgtttgttactctttcacgcctcgactactgaaccgaaataactgaaattaggtattgagataaattatagcctggattaacatataggctactttttatcccggaaaaaaccatggttcccgggggattcgtgaaaaactaaattccacatggtgtccgctagtataagaTAAATAGAACCCACAACTCCACTATCAAGTTTATTACATcatccaattattattatattatgataataaatatagcaaataaaactatttattgctTTGTGTAAGTTAGTAAGTATATCCCAATTCTCACGTATTGCTAATGTTAATACGAATGTAccttctcggaccaaagcgaatttggaaccctcgtacctaactttaattttatgttttcgaccATTATCTAGTAATatacctgacatttcaaaagtgtttgtaaactaagcctaattgaaataaatgaactttgacttaaTGCTTGGACTTGTAAAAAGTTGCCAAATACCATAGAGACTCTACCTCTTACGCCTTACAGAGCACTCTATAACTCTATCATCAGCGTACAGTGTTATGCGTGAATGCTAGTCTTAAGTTCTCTACAAACTATAAACTTTAGTCACAATGTGTGGCCTGACCTTCTTGTTATTGAAAGCACATGTAGCAAGTTTAAAAACCTTATAATTGACTTTTTCGTTAAGTTTAAGGGTTTTCTTAACTTTCAGTAAttcaattttcttaataattgtagatttataataaaagttgtaTTTTAGAAATGATTTCCATttctaaattacaatttttcaaGGAAATTAACGAATTATTTACTTAGAATttacaattttgaaattcaGCACGTGGATGAAGGAAAGTAAATATCTACTAACTACTCGTGATggtctactaaaccgatttggctgaaattcggaatgaaaatagattttactctggattaacacatagcctacttttcattccggagaAGGCTATGGTTCCCTCgggaaaaattgaattccacgttcgctagtaagtacctaataaaatacaaaatggttACAGACCAGCTGACTTTGATCCCGCGATAACAAATGCAATTTTAATGCCGACCAGCGGATCCACCGGGACGCCGAAAACAGCTGTATTGACTCACAAGAACATATTGGTTGGCTTTCCGCACGTACTGTAAGTATtatctatagtctggcaagttggtcatcagtcgtgggtttttcattcatcgctacacgccccccggtccGATgatgccaagctatagcagtggcgtgcacttcatacatgcaaagaCGCACTGTGTGTGGAGTCCTTACAAGACTGTATCGgcgaaggaattttccattttgtacaatcttTACGTAcaatgcttaccctagttaaaaaccttgtacaCGTCGCTGAGTATTAGTATCTACACAAGCACATTAGCCTTTGAACTAACACcgtcctgctggcctattcactaatttggtctttattaacaacctattaaaataaacattaaatcaactgacaaatgtcatctactAACTGTATGATAtgcacgaagggttgtcagtaggcaccggatgacgttTGTTGCATATAGAGTCTCAATCGTATAAGTCaattaacatacgtcaaagttaaagAATTATTTTGCTGGGCatttagccaagtggcatatcaattctctttctacaatcgcaaacgctacgaaaaatttaaaagtttgaaGAATGAATGAAGTTGCTTGTCGTGATGCTTAAAAAATTGCTTGACGTCATTCTTTTGCCATtgaaacaaagattttatttcattacacgCTTCTTTTACACGCTTTTTTTTCACGCTTATATTAgattcacttgtaactatgtatgtaagaaaatcttggaatcttaatttgacccaatTTGACACAtttggtcttcgattaggatgaattttttttacacacgctttgagttctgatgacaatacatgactaccTAAGAAACATTACAAACCCAATATGGTGGCCTCCcgaagatggcggactggctgtttgaaaccCACCCATGACATGGATatcaaatacgaaaaaaatagtcttgacttaaatccaatatttgtaatttttagtccGAGCTTAAAgtgtgtttttagttttttagactaattatagttatttttcaGATCTGTTTGTACTAACTTTCCAACGCCATTCAAAATAACAATAGTTATTTCACCCATCCAATGGGTGTCTGCagtttttcaatttataatggGACCCATATTGAGATTCACGCGGGTGCAGACGTCTTCTTCACTAACAGCAGAGCATGTTCGTTACTTGATTAATAAGTACAAGGTGattcattatttttcatatttattaactagctgacgccgcacggtttcacccgcgtggttcccgttcccgtaggaataagggtataatatatagtctatagccttcctcgataaatgggctatctaacactggaagaatttttcaaatcggaccagtagttcctgagattagcgcgttcaaccaaattaaacaaactcttcagctttataatattagtatagataggttgTATAAATGCGAttgtaagtttgtttttatggttttacgCCTTAAACTCTACACCGATTAGAAATccttttaaattactttaagcTCTACAAATACCTAGATAGGtaatataatgtttaatttgtttagaataaaatatttttaacaaaaaaaaattgaaccgacttcataatcacaaaaataaactaaaaagcaaaaaataacatagtacctatgtgctaccttctgatcactttgaaggcggccaccctatcggcaatgacgtaccgccaagcgatttagcgttccggtacgatggcgtgtagaaaccgaaaggagtgtggattttcatcctcctcctaacaagttagcccgcttccatcttagattccaccatcacttaccatcaggttagattgtagtcaaggggtaacttgtacagaataatttaaaaaaacccaAGAGGATAAAAACTATGTTTGTTGCTTTCTTGCTtaactgtcaaagcgaagcttgacttgGTCTGCTAGTATGagtaaattatattgaaaaagttGTACATCTGAGGATTGAATAGGGCTTATGGAAATTTAGTATTAAGCTTCGCTTATGCGCTCAAAATGTAAAATACCACTTAACTACTCAAATAtcataagatttttttatatccaaggtattaaaaaaaactattaattaaatttattaatagtttattaataaataaactatgtttatttattattcagcCGGAATACACAATAACAAGCCCCACGTTTCTAACGACTCTAATAATGCCCGGTCGAGAAAAGTGTGATTTCACTTCTTTCCAATGGCTCATGGTGGGCGGCAGCAACGTTACTGAAAAGCTTATTGAAGACACAAAGGTTGGTATTGCAAtgatattttactaatagatGCGTCATCTATACattaaatctatctatctatatctatacttataataaaactgatcaaattctatacattaattcacaatttgagattttacgtataccatttgtaacaccaaacgttaccttgGAATAAAGGACTACTatcgccatctagaatctatactaatataataaagctgaagagtttgtttgtttgtttgtttgtttgattgaacgcgctaatctcaggaactactggtccgatttggaaaattctttctgtgttagatagaccatttatcgaggaaggctataggctatatattatccccatattcttacaggaacgggaaccacgcgggtaaaaccgcgcggcgtcagctagtttataataaaactgtaccaagtacatttttacattccgcacattgaagatattttgaaattttttgtgggGGGCATtaagtaatcgatactgaagcttaaaatattgtttttcgattttttgtcagtctgtctgtccgtgtttttttgttattcgggcataaAACttcgctgaaactactgaatgaattcaaataaatgaaacacACGGAAACCGCAAATTTTCTTTACATACCACAAAgtaaccttattttttttacctttcaTAATAGAAATTGTTAACATAAAGGTacttaatttttacttatttaaattcaGAAACTAATGCCTAAAACCCATGTGCGCATATGCTACGGCATAACAGAGGGAAGCGGTATGATTTTTAACTTCGCGTACGCGCCGGCTGGTTCAGTTGGTTTTCCGACTGGGCATTTTCAGTATAAGGTAAGAAACAAACTGAAAGAAAGAAATGCTAAAGAATCATTTCTGTAAAATACAGGAATGCACAAAGGAACCTCCACATGGTGTTTGTTGACTTAGAGAAAGCGTATGACAGAGTACTCCGTGAGATTGTATGGTGGGCAATGAAtgtgaagaaaatatattagaaTAGTGAAAGAAATGTACAGAGAGGCAACCACGAGCATACAGTCAGAAGCTGTTGTTACCGACAAGTTTCATGTGGAGGTGGGTTTGCACCAAGGATCGGCTTTAAGCCCCTATTTGTTTTTTCTCTATTCTGGCATCTTGGTACATGCTGTACGCCGATGATATTGTTCTTGTCGGAGAGAATACTTCTTAAGTATAGCAGACTCGGAAAATGGCAGAAGAAAAGTGTTGGCCTACGAATCAGCTAAACGAAAACTGAATATTTATCCTTACACTTTCGTGACACATCTCAATCCTCCAAAATTGTCATAAATGGTGTGTGATTTTGTCAAgtcgctttttcaaaacgacGACAATGTGAATCGAGGCATGAAAAGTAGACTGAATGCGGTATGGATGAcatggcgacaggtctcaggtgtactataaaatggttgtaagacctgtcgtgctgtatagATCAGAATGTTGGGTACCACCCAAGGGGCTCAATAAAGGaggaatgcatgtgaacgaaatgcgtatagGTATGTTAAGATAAATCTTTAACATTGCAGAGATGTTTCAAATGAAAGTTTCCAGCACATATTAATGATAACAGTCAATATACACTGAATATGAGACGAAAAATTATTGCCCAGAGCAAATAGAATTAATGAGCTCTTATTGAGATCAACACAATTTTTTCCTTTGATAAGGTCGGGTTTTAGATGCTTAAAGTAATAAACATCAATAGTATAGTGTAATAAAATGTCATTGATAAAAACATAGCTAACGGATCCTACAACGGATGAAGAAATACTTACGCATAATTTAACCGGAGAATTGCGGTTAAAGGGACCCGCTTTGTTCAAGGTATGTAACAACAATCattacatatacagggtgtcccgtaaatatcaCGACATACTTTGCAGAGTGATAGTTGACATCAAGGCTGACtaattgtatgtaaatgtaaattgtacGATGTCTGTTCAtctgggctaatctctggaacatctgaaccgattttaataggaaATCTATCGAAAAATAGTGCAAGTTATTGAGcaaaataaaggctattttttatcccggatacTAAAaagttctcgcgggatttgtataGGActgtattttacattttttttttattgcagtgTTATTACAACAACCCTGTGATGACGAAGGCAACATTCGACGATGACGGCTGGTTCAAGACTGGTGATTTGTTTTACAGAGACGAACACCACAATTACTATTATGTTGACCGCCTCAAATTGCTATTGAAATACAGGAACCATCAGGTAACTTGTCCTTGGGTAATAGAAACACAATAACAAAACTGCATCACACGTTATTAATTTCTCGCATCAAGTTGAATTCTCGATCCTTAATAAGTGATTGCAATCACAAGACAACTGGACACAATAGAGTAACATTGGATAACAATTAACATACTATACCTACGTCGAAATATCCACTTCCTtttacctactaatattgtattgAAATAAAGTTTGTGGCGTTACagtatctatatattattgtattctcttaactgattttgtattttttttttacaaaacgcGAACTACATCTTCTTTAATACTAGTTTTTCTAAAGGGAACAACTAAATCGGGAGGAATTTTCATGAAGAACTTTTCAATAGAACAGTAGTCAATCAAAAACTAATGGTGAGATCGATGATAACTAatgaagtaataattattataaattttattaaaacgaaagtaatttttaaagttaaagatACTCAAGTAGAGAAATATTATGCTGTAAAAGTAGCAATGGTAAAGCAAGATTCTCGATCGAACTTAGACGCTCTACTACTACTTCTTCATATTACCGACGCTACTGAAGTCGAAGGTACTCAGGCGCCTAACCAAAGGAAGGGTGAGAAAGGGGAGTGGAATTATATTTCACTGGCGCAACTGGGTCTGTGAGACCGCATGTCTCCAGTTAAaggtttaatatttttcaggTTTCTCCAGTGGAAATAGAGTCTGTGATAATAAAACACCCGGGGGTGTTAGATGTAGCAGTAACTGGTATACCTGACCCTGAATGCGGGGATCTGCCTGTTGCATTGGTTATACTTGAAGATGGGCACAAGGTTACCGCACAAGAAATTAAGGATTTAGTTAAAGgtgaagaaaataatttaaaaattaatgtagaaTAAGACTCTCTACCTCTCCATTTTGAACAATTCCAAAATTGACATGTTTttgcatataaaataaaacttatttaattcAAACTTTAAACTAGAATTCAAGACGTTAAACttctgataaataataaaaaaaaatacttcactGCATCTggtaaataattaacttaatcGCTTTTTCAACCGGTGGTCGAGTAAGACAGTACGTACTGacaacttgaaataaacaaattataaccAGATGTGGTACTGTATAAAAGGAAAGAAAATTtccatatataaaaatatctataccaatattataaagttgaagagtttgtttgtttgtttgattgaacgcgctaaactcgtgaaaaactggtccgatttgaaaaattcttttagtgttagatagcttatttatcgaggaaggctataggccataatatatattattatggccgtattcctacggaaaacGGTTAAACCGCGCGTCAGGTAGTGTgatatataggtaataataacaatatatgtGATATAAgctaatagtttatttaatattgattttaaatatattaatattaattaatattagaacaaTATAAAGAGAAATGATAAAGCCATTTTACATTTCAGAATCGCTGACTGACACAAAGCAATTGAGaggtggagtattttttttaaaagaattccCTACGACATCGACGTCGAAGTTGGACAGGGTGAAATTGAAGGAATTAGCGAAGATACTTAGCATAGgacaatagttttaaaaaaatgttggttacgtcatattttttaaaactattttaacaaattagATGTGAAGCTggcatatttattatataatgtaccaatgaacataatattataaggttTAAACTAATCAATATTATAAGCTGGTCTTAGTTGATTATATATTGCggttgttattaatttgatgttaatgttaataagTTGTTATTATAGATTAAGTTAGTAAATATACCGGCTGactcaaaattgagattctatgtcaTCCGATACCTACTGACCaccctttgtggatatcatacagtagatagatgacatttatCAGTTAattatatgattatttttatgagttgttaataaagaccaaattaatgACAGCTGGACTACCACAGCTAGGCCAGCTGTCATTAATTCACATCTACATCATCTGTAGTAGGCCTTtaaaatagattaattattaaaaaagttagaTACCtacatttagttttatttagttaagtATTAGTATGTTTAGAAACtgtattatttaactaaatatgaataaaaccaCTGAAAGTTGACCGTTGAACAAACTAGtacctattcattattttgtgcGTCTACGCTTCGTTTGTTATTTCGAAGTTAACATTTTCGATGCAACTCATTAAGGCCGAGgccccattagtgcgttgcgctgCGTTGCGTCGCGTCATCGCAACGGAAcaacgcattgtatgccacaCCTGTGTTGCGTTGACGCTGCGCCAACGCAACGCAAGAGGGTATGCACGCCGACGCAGCTGCGTCTCAGTTCAGCCTTTGCAATGGATAGATACAAACGTGTTCTTTTGTTGCTTTTATTACGGCACCGccgaaataaacgtagaaaTCATAGAAGATTCTGGATATCTCCTTTGATAGCATTAAGAAATAGTGATGGTCAGTTTTTTATGCAGGAATATAGGGAGTtgttattagatgaaaatacattttttaatttttttagaatgaGTGTGGCCAGCTTTAATAATTTGGTTGAAACCTTAAAACCACATATAAAAAAGCAATATACCAAATTCAGGAACCCTTTAGAACCAATTGAAATGATTGGTATTACATTGAggtaagtaattcaaatatcataatactcgtaatgttaatcagttattaatttattatctttaaaaacagtttaatttaagtattactaTTAGGTAACAAAGCAAAGTTATAATCTTCTTCTTGACTATCatcagtaaaattattaatcgtAGTGTTGGTTGAGTAGGTAGCTTCGAATTCATCTGTTCGATACGATGATGGCGATGGTGACTGGGCATGTTGTCCAGTTTGATATCCGCGTGACTGCAATGGTGTTGCTTGATACTGTTGTCCAGTTTGATATCCGCGTGACTGCAATGGTGTTGCTTGATACTGTTGTCCAGTTTGATATCCGCGTGACTGCCATGTTGTTGATTGAGTCTGTTCCCCGAACCGAATTTCGGTAATGATATTTATAACTTTGCTTTGGAATGTCAAAGTTTGTAATTCCGTAAAGCTGTCCAAAGAAGGCAAAATTCCTTTGAAAAATGATAAGTGGCGGTTTTCTTTCTCTTGCAACGCTTTTAATGCTTGCGCCTCGAAATCATCTATTGCTTGGTTTGATCTCTTACGGCTTGCAGGCACGTAGCGAGAAGGACCTGGGGGTAACGAGGACATTTCTTTTGTAGGAAATGGAGAAGATGATGCTGTGTTTTCATTTCGTTCCGTTTCTTCAGACACCATTTCAAGGCTACTATCAGTTTTATTTTGGGCAACTTTCATCAAAAACAGCAACTGATTGTAATAATGATATTTCTTCAATTGTTTTGCCCCTGATCCAGACgaactgttttcttttattttttttacgtatcgaAAAAAGTTGTCCTTCACGCTTCTCCATTTTTTCACAACCTCGTTACCtgcaaagaaagaaaaaaatgtgtaagtaCCTAACTTGTCTACACTGACCAATCTAAATGGGCCaccctgtttatttttttgtgtttctatTTCAGGTACTTAGGCAGCGGAAATTCGATAAACGACTTGCATTTCAAATTTAAACGTGGAAGAGCAACAATTTCTAGAACTATTTCGTCAGTTTGTCAAGCTATATGGAAATATGTTCGACCACTGTACATAGAAGAGATCACAGtagaaaaactacaaaatattgcATTAGATTTTGATCTCAAAGCTAACTTTCCTCATTGCTTCGGGGCAATTGATGGGAAACATATACGTTTAATAAAACCAGACAAAAGTGGCTctctgttttataattataaaaaatatttttcaattgttttgcTGGCGGTTGTTGACTCAAattataagtttgtttttgtcgACGTGGGTGCATATGGTAAGGAAAGTGATTctactatttttagaaattcgACACTGTACAAGATTTTAATGAGAAATGAATTACCATTGCCTGATCCTCAACCACTTGGAAATGATCATAATAACGAGCCACCCATCCCTTATGTACTCGTCGGTGATGAAGCTTTTGGTTTAAGTAAGCATGTTATGCGCCCATACGGCGGATCCAATCTCAATGTGAAACAAAGAGTTTATAATTATCGCCTTAGCAGAGCACGTAGATACGTGGAATGTGCATTTGGGATCATGGCAAATAAATGGCGCATTTTACATAGGCCAATTGATACGTCATATgatttaactattaatattgCGAAAGCATGTTGTGTTTTACACAATTTTGTTATACAACACGATGGGTTAAAACAACAAGACAATATGGCAATAAGTAGGTTCTCACAATTGAGACCCCATAGCAATGAAGAATCATTAGCCGAAAATTTTATCAGAGATCAATTTGCTAATTACTTTATGAGTCCAGAAGGGGCTTTACCATGGCAGTTgaaaaagatataaattaacttatgtattgaatttacaaataatataataaataacaactcaccaattttgttctttttttggtCCTCAAACTCCTCGtaatcttgaaatatttttttacaaacagcTACCCATTCATTCGCTTTACGAAATTTATCACTGTAATGTTCGTGTGATTTATCCCATATAATGGGTCTTTCTTGGACCAAGGATATGAGAAAATCTATATCAATATCCTGCTCACTCATGGTAAAATAGAAAATGTCGTTACGCTCGTCTAGCTTTCTCCTCTAGCAGTGCATCACTGTCCGTCGTCGCAGCGGAGCTCCGACAACGCAGCGCATCACCCTCCCTCCCGCTATAGTCTCTTGTCCGTC
Above is a window of Bicyclus anynana chromosome 8, ilBicAnyn1.1, whole genome shotgun sequence DNA encoding:
- the LOC128198348 gene encoding uncharacterized protein LOC128198348 is translated as MSEQDIDIDFLISLVQERPIIWDKSHEHYSDKFRKANEWVAVCKKIFQDYEEFEDQKKNKIGNEVVKKWRSVKDNFFRYVKKIKENSSSGSGAKQLKKYHYYNQLLFLMKVAQNKTDSSLEMVSEETERNENTASSSPFPTKEMSSLPPGPSRYVPASRKRSNQAIDDFEAQALKALQEKENRHLSFFKGILPSLDSFTELQTLTFQSKVINIITEIRFGEQTQSTTWQSRGYQTGQQYQATPLQSRGYQTGQQYQATPLQSRGYQTGQHAQSPSPSSYRTDEFEATYSTNTTINNFTDDSQEEDYNFALLPNSNT
- the LOC112046035 gene encoding luciferin 4-monooxygenase-like, which translates into the protein MEMTYPSEAIFWYIQELTAGIIAESGIPSDRYHLGKIIHRSLKDAPDHILQIDGANGEKDTFKSALERSKQCAKAFRSLGLKYQDVIVIMAPNHINLVIPMYAALFNGIQVACVDMTLGVTELQDSFKCNTPKAVFCQSSNVETVREALKLLNNPAQIIVFDKNEQYESFHQFLEKYGQDTAENDFKPADFDPAITNAILMPTSGSTGTPKTAVLTHKNILVGFPHVLSVCTNFPTPFKITIVISPIQWVSAVFQFIMGPILRFTRVQTSSSLTAEHVRYLINKYKPEYTITSPTFLTTLIMPGREKCDFTSFQWLMVGGSNVTEKLIEDTKKLMPKTHVRICYGITEGSGMIFNFAYAPAGSVGFPTGHFQYKLTDPTTDEEILTHNLTGELRLKGPALFKCYYNNPVMTKATFDDDGWFKTGDLFYRDEHHNYYYVDRLKLLLKYRNHQVSPVEIESVIIKHPGVLDVAVTGIPDPECGDLPVALVILEDGHKVTAQEIKDLVKESLTDTKQLRGGVFFLKEFPTTSTSKLDRVKLKELAKILSIGQ